The following DNA comes from Legionella sp. PATHC032.
TACTACGCAATCACAAATTGCGTTGGCCGGATTTCCAGGTGTAGGAATACAGCGTGCGGAAGTACAAAGCGCATACTCCTGATCACATATAATTGGCGTTGCAGAGGCCTGTACAAACCCAGTATTGAGAAATAAAAAAGCAGCTATTAATCCAATCCATTTTCCAAGCATCAAGTTCATTTTACAGATCTCTTTATTTTTTATTTATAGCAGCATATTTATACTATTATCGAATCGTATGAACTTTAAATAGAGTACTAGACATTGTAGACTAACCCTGGTCCTACTATGATTAATGATTGAGCACATGACAATAACTACAACTACTATAACTTCCCCTCAAGAAACGAGGTATATTGATCTATCTTCTGGTTATTTTTACTATTCTTCTCGTATTCTTGCTTTCGTTACATGGCTTAGTTGTGGCTTATTCGGAATTTACATACTTTTTTTTTACGCAAACTCTCTAATATCCGGCTCTGCCTCTCGTTGGAACAATGTATTACCTAATCTTTATATCAAATCGCACTCCGCTTCAACTTTAGGCATTGCCATTCACTTTACTGCGGGCGGTATTATTCTTGCAATGGGATTTTTACAGTTACTCAGCATCATTCGCCATCACGCCCCCGGGATACACCGCTGGTTAGGACGCATCTATGTCATTGCTGCCGTTCTTGCAGGAATAGGTGGATTGACGTTCATCGCCTCAACCGGAACTATTGGTGGCCTTGTGATGAATATCGGCTTTGGTCTTTATGGTTCATTAATGATTTTGTGTGCCTTACAGGCTTACCGTTATGCTAGACAATTAAAATTCGATAACCATCAGGCTTGGGCCATTCGTTTGTTTGCACTTGCGATCGGCTCATGGCTCTACAGGATGGAATACGGTTTCTGGTTTCTCATGACAAATAAACTATGGCATACCCAAACATTTCACGGCCCTTTTGATTTTGTGATGGCATTCTTCTTCTATCTGCCCAATTTGTTGGTTGCTGAAGCCTATTTGCGAGGCCGCTCGACACAGGTCGATCAAGTTTCCAGATTCATTGCTGGAACCGTTATGAACTTGGCTAGCGTTTTATTAACAGTAGCCACCTATTTTTTCGCTACACAATATTGGTTACCAGCAATTTGGGGACATGGCATTAGATAGCAATGCTTGGCCTGGTTGATTCAAAAGCCTAATCGTTTATGGTGAAAAAGTAGAGCTGCAATTGGGCTTATGAGTGCACTCTTCGCTGAATCTCACATCAAAAAATCTTAGCCCAGCTTGCCTGATATTTGAATCATCAGGTTTGGGTGATTTTTCTGATGTTGGTAATAGAGTATTATTTTGAAGTGCATCTGAAGTATGGCTGTGACTCATTTTTTCTATCAATGGCTTGCCCATCTCTGAAGGACATGGAGTCGATTTTTTTCTATCAAAAACGGTAGGCCAGGTAAAAGCTATCGATACGAAGACTAAAATGACTGGAGACAATATTGCCATGGTAATGGTTAATGCAAATTTTGCCCCTATTGTTTCTCCCAGCGTTTCACCAATATGAATCCCGCTTCGGATTCCACCGGCAACAGAATAAGCAAGAGAATCACCTATCAATGCAAACAATTTGAGCATGTTGATAGCTCCGTGCTTTATCTTTTGCGCTCTTGTTAGGTTTTCTTCCGGTGGTTGGTATATTGACTCAAATTTTTCTTTTAGATCGACATACGTTTTCGGGTTAAAGACTTTATATACTTGTGAAAAAGTATTGACAACCATCGTTGTTGAAGTACATATCATGGCAATAAAGTGTGCTAAAAGAGTATCAGGAGTCCCGCCTAAAGCATTGAAAAGTTTATTAACCCCTGAGACCGTTGTAAACCAAGTTAGCGTCGCATAAACAGCCAAAAAAACCGTACTTACCATTCCTAGTAAAACACATCGCAAAAGACCATAGGGTTTTTGGTAATCTTCAATAAAAAGATTTTTAAATTTTGTATAATTTTCACGTATGCCGATAGCTTGAAACGAATAAAAAGAGACCGCTGCAACCACAGATAACCCAATGGTAAGTATCAAAACCAGAGGGTTAGAGATTAGCATGCCTGCCCCCAAAAACGTGAGAAGTCCTACGAGGCCAGCATATCCAGACATGCCTGCAGAAATGCACGCCAACAAGGTCACGACACCAAAAAATAATTTCTGGCCTCTATCGAATATCGTTTTTTCTTTTATATTTTCTTCAAGGGTCTTAAACGTTTTTTGTTTTTGAGGCTGAAAGCCGGCACTATCAAGCATGGCTTTCCCGCGGCTTAATAAGCAAACTATTCCATTACATAAGGAAAGTACTATCGCCAAGCCAAGGCTAAGGCCAAAAGGCGCGCCTAAAGTACTTAATAATCCCAGGCAAAATACCATACACAGCGCCATGGAGGTAACGACTTTGCCAATGACCAATGGCACTCCTTTTATCAGCCTGTTTCTATTTTGAGTTGGTGTTCTCGCAAATTCCTGGCCATTGCTAGAGCAGCTAGCAATCTGTATGACTTCCTGCTTAGACAATCTTTTTCCACCCGAAAGTATCTCTCCCCACTTAAAGGTAAGAAAACTCCAAAAATAGTGAGAAAAAGGACGATTAAGAAGATCTGTTATTCGAAGATCCCCGTTTAGAATGGCTTGTTGAACTTTTTGCGATTCTTCTTTAGTAAATTGATATTGGTTGAAAGAGGTAATAATCCAATCTTTTTGAGTACGAAATTTTCTTCTTAAAACCATTAACACTTCGGGACGTTTATGATTAGCAAAGTCGATTTGATCTTCTTCTAATAAACTAACTATTTCTTTCATTACAATAAATCCTTTTTTAATACA
Coding sequences within:
- a CDS encoding DUF2306 domain-containing protein, with product MTITTTTITSPQETRYIDLSSGYFYYSSRILAFVTWLSCGLFGIYILFFYANSLISGSASRWNNVLPNLYIKSHSASTLGIAIHFTAGGIILAMGFLQLLSIIRHHAPGIHRWLGRIYVIAAVLAGIGGLTFIASTGTIGGLVMNIGFGLYGSLMILCALQAYRYARQLKFDNHQAWAIRLFALAIGSWLYRMEYGFWFLMTNKLWHTQTFHGPFDFVMAFFFYLPNLLVAEAYLRGRSTQVDQVSRFIAGTVMNLASVLLTVATYFFATQYWLPAIWGHGIR
- a CDS encoding lpg2552 family Dot/Icm T4SS effector produces the protein MKEIVSLLEEDQIDFANHKRPEVLMVLRRKFRTQKDWIITSFNQYQFTKEESQKVQQAILNGDLRITDLLNRPFSHYFWSFLTFKWGEILSGGKRLSKQEVIQIASCSSNGQEFARTPTQNRNRLIKGVPLVIGKVVTSMALCMVFCLGLLSTLGAPFGLSLGLAIVLSLCNGIVCLLSRGKAMLDSAGFQPQKQKTFKTLEENIKEKTIFDRGQKLFFGVVTLLACISAGMSGYAGLVGLLTFLGAGMLISNPLVLILTIGLSVVAAVSFYSFQAIGIRENYTKFKNLFIEDYQKPYGLLRCVLLGMVSTVFLAVYATLTWFTTVSGVNKLFNALGGTPDTLLAHFIAMICTSTTMVVNTFSQVYKVFNPKTYVDLKEKFESIYQPPEENLTRAQKIKHGAINMLKLFALIGDSLAYSVAGGIRSGIHIGETLGETIGAKFALTITMAILSPVILVFVSIAFTWPTVFDRKKSTPCPSEMGKPLIEKMSHSHTSDALQNNTLLPTSEKSPKPDDSNIRQAGLRFFDVRFSEECTHKPNCSSTFSP